In Maridesulfovibrio sp., a single genomic region encodes these proteins:
- a CDS encoding 2-oxoacid:acceptor oxidoreductase family protein produces the protein MADMPLNRFEIRLSGLGGQGILTLGKVMGSGLSLGHSYFVTQTQSYGPEARGGASRSDLVVSSSVISYPKAESLDLLIALSQEACNMYYRNLKPGGLLMIETDLVKQPPVNQYIGLPFTHLAKEKIGLVQAMNTIVLGAATYLLPFAQQRVMRKNLEEILPAKIREINVKAFNLGFREAKKSFGDPDELWRSNAIIATDEDEDYDSI, from the coding sequence GGGGATTCTGACTCTGGGCAAGGTTATGGGGTCCGGGCTTTCCCTCGGGCACAGCTATTTCGTTACCCAGACACAGAGCTACGGACCTGAGGCTCGCGGCGGTGCCAGCCGGTCCGACCTCGTGGTCAGTTCCAGCGTAATAAGCTACCCCAAAGCCGAGTCACTCGATCTGCTCATTGCGTTGAGTCAGGAAGCGTGCAACATGTATTACCGCAACCTGAAGCCGGGCGGACTGCTGATGATCGAGACCGATCTTGTCAAACAGCCGCCGGTCAACCAGTATATCGGGTTGCCCTTTACCCATCTGGCCAAGGAAAAAATCGGACTGGTACAGGCCATGAACACAATTGTGCTCGGTGCCGCTACCTATCTGCTCCCCTTTGCCCAGCAAAGGGTAATGCGTAAGAATCTGGAAGAAATCCTCCCGGCCAAGATCAGGGAAATCAACGTCAAGGCGTTCAATCTCGGATTCCGCGAAGCAAAGAAAAGCTTCGGCGATCCCGATGAACTCTGGCGTTCCAATGCCATTATCGCTACGGATGAAGATGAGGATTACGATTCCATTTAG
- a CDS encoding AsnC family transcriptional regulator, with amino-acid sequence MDAVDKDILGIIQSGFPIVSRPYDEIGQQVGISGDEALARVNTLREQGVIRRIGANFGSRELGWHSTLCAASVPEDKMDEFVAEVNSHHGVTHNYLRENEFNIWFTFIGPDKETVTATLAEITEKTGVRILYLPASKLFKIKVDFDMSGEKEDE; translated from the coding sequence ATGGATGCAGTAGACAAAGACATTCTGGGCATAATCCAGTCCGGCTTCCCCATAGTTTCCCGGCCCTATGATGAAATAGGACAGCAGGTGGGCATATCCGGAGATGAAGCCCTTGCAAGGGTCAACACCCTGCGCGAACAGGGTGTCATCCGCCGCATCGGTGCCAACTTCGGCTCCCGTGAACTGGGCTGGCATTCCACCCTTTGTGCAGCCAGCGTTCCAGAAGACAAGATGGATGAATTCGTTGCCGAAGTTAACAGCCATCACGGAGTTACCCACAACTATCTGCGCGAAAACGAATTCAATATCTGGTTCACCTTCATCGGGCCGGACAAGGAAACCGTAACGGCGACACTTGCAGAAATCACCGAGAAAACCGGAGTCCGCATTCTCTACCTTCCTGCCAGCAAGCTGTTCAAGATCAAAGTCGATTTCGATATGTCCGGCGAAAAGGAGGATGAATAA
- the rpe gene encoding ribulose-phosphate 3-epimerase, giving the protein MSEREVIISPSLLSCDFSRLANELKALEEAGLKWAHLDVMDGRFVPNITFGPPVIKSMRKECGLFFDCHLMIEQPERYIDEFADAGADLLCIHAESTVHLERAVAAIAEKGIKPAVALNPATPLESIKYLVPQLYMVLIMSVNPGFGGQKYIPFCTQKVRDLREMIDGMGADTLIQLDGGVTMENCRELVEAGADVLVSGSAFFKYPPYAERHKMFLKTCAG; this is encoded by the coding sequence ATGTCTGAACGTGAAGTAATAATATCCCCGTCCCTGCTCTCCTGCGACTTCAGCAGACTTGCCAACGAACTCAAGGCACTGGAAGAAGCTGGACTCAAATGGGCACACCTTGATGTCATGGACGGCAGGTTCGTTCCCAACATCACCTTCGGTCCTCCGGTAATCAAATCCATGCGCAAGGAGTGCGGCCTGTTCTTCGACTGTCACCTGATGATCGAACAGCCGGAGCGCTACATAGATGAATTCGCCGATGCCGGGGCAGACCTGCTCTGCATCCACGCGGAATCCACCGTGCATCTGGAAAGAGCCGTGGCCGCAATCGCCGAAAAAGGAATCAAGCCGGCTGTCGCGCTCAACCCGGCAACGCCCCTTGAATCCATCAAATACCTCGTCCCGCAACTCTACATGGTCCTGATCATGTCCGTGAACCCCGGATTCGGCGGTCAGAAGTACATCCCCTTCTGCACCCAGAAGGTCCGCGACCTGCGGGAAATGATAGACGGCATGGGAGCCGACACCCTCATCCAGCTTGACGGCGGAGTGACCATGGAAAACTGCCGCGAACTGGTCGAAGCAGGCGCAGACGTCCTCGTCTCCGGATCGGCCTTCTTCAAGTATCCACCCTACGCCGAACGTCACAAAATGTTCCTGAAAACATGTGCCGGTTGA
- the ahbD gene encoding heme b synthase produces MSDKKMTHPGGHPGGHPGGHPGGHPGKQGHPGGHPGGHPGVNPLPGKNADGSPPLRLIAWEITRSCNLACKHCRAEAHPEPYSGELSTAEAKALIDTFPETGNPIIIFTGGEPLLRHDVFELVEYAKGKGLRCVMAPNGTLLTAENSVQLKEVGIERCSISIDAAEAKYHDEFRGEKGAFDKAMQGIQYLKDAGIEFQINTTVTRNNLHMFKDIFHLAKDLGASAWHIFLLVPTGRAAELGAEIISADEYEEVLNWFYDFQKTTDMQLKATCAPHYHRILRQRAKEEGIPVNFENFGLDAVSRGCLGGVGFCFISHRGQVQPCGYLELDCGNVREIPFPEIWAKSPQFLNLRNPETYDGKCGHCEYEKVCGGCRARAATMEGSYLGPEPLCSYEPKKKGKKDK; encoded by the coding sequence ATGAGCGATAAAAAAATGACACATCCGGGCGGACATCCCGGCGGACATCCCGGCGGACATCCGGGCGGACATCCCGGAAAACAGGGGCACCCCGGTGGACATCCGGGTGGACATCCCGGAGTAAATCCCCTGCCCGGCAAAAACGCCGATGGCTCCCCCCCCCTGCGCCTCATAGCCTGGGAAATAACCCGTTCCTGTAACCTCGCCTGCAAGCACTGCCGTGCCGAGGCACACCCGGAACCGTATTCCGGAGAGCTTTCCACAGCCGAAGCCAAGGCGCTCATCGACACCTTTCCCGAAACCGGTAATCCCATCATCATCTTCACCGGCGGTGAGCCTCTGCTGCGCCACGATGTTTTCGAACTGGTGGAATACGCCAAGGGAAAAGGACTGCGCTGCGTAATGGCCCCCAACGGGACCCTGCTTACTGCCGAAAACTCGGTACAGCTCAAGGAAGTAGGCATCGAACGCTGCTCCATTTCCATTGATGCCGCCGAAGCGAAATACCACGATGAATTCCGTGGGGAAAAAGGCGCTTTCGATAAAGCCATGCAGGGTATTCAATACCTCAAGGATGCCGGCATTGAATTCCAGATCAACACCACGGTGACCCGCAACAACCTGCATATGTTCAAGGACATCTTTCACCTGGCCAAGGATCTGGGCGCGTCGGCCTGGCACATCTTCCTGCTGGTTCCCACCGGGCGCGCGGCCGAACTCGGCGCGGAAATCATTTCTGCCGATGAATATGAAGAAGTGCTCAACTGGTTCTACGATTTTCAGAAGACCACCGACATGCAACTCAAGGCCACCTGCGCCCCGCACTATCACCGCATCCTGCGCCAGCGCGCCAAGGAAGAGGGAATACCGGTCAACTTCGAAAACTTCGGGCTCGACGCAGTAAGCCGCGGATGCCTTGGAGGAGTAGGCTTCTGCTTCATCTCCCATCGCGGACAGGTGCAGCCCTGCGGCTATCTGGAACTGGACTGCGGGAACGTCCGCGAAATCCCGTTCCCGGAAATATGGGCCAAATCCCCTCAGTTCCTCAACCTGCGCAATCCCGAAACCTATGACGGAAAATGCGGCCACTGCGAATACGAAAAGGTTTGCGGAGGCTGCCGCGCCCGTGCCGCCACCATGGAAGGCAGCTACCTCGGTCCCGAACCTCTGTGTTCCTACGAGCCGAAGAAAAAAGGAAAGAAGGATAAGTAG